In Pongo pygmaeus isolate AG05252 chromosome 13, NHGRI_mPonPyg2-v2.0_pri, whole genome shotgun sequence, one genomic interval encodes:
- the LOC129044261 gene encoding insulin-like growth factor-binding protein-like 1, producing MPRLSLLLPLLLLLLLPLLPPLSPSLGIRDVGGRRPECGPCRLEGCPAPAPCPAPGISALDECGCCARCLGAEGASCGGRAGARCGPGLVCASRAAGAAPEGTGLCVCAQRGTVCGSDGRSYPSVCALRLRARHTPRAHSGHLHKARDGPCEFAPVVVVPPRSVHNVTGAQVGLSCEVRAVPTPVITWRKVTKSPEGTQALEELPGDHVNIAVQVRGGPSDHEATAWILINPLRKEDEGVYQCHAANMVGEAESHSTVTVLDLSKYRSFRFPAPDDRM from the exons ATGCCGCGCTTGTCTCTGCTCTTGccgctgctgcttctgctgctgctgccgctgctgccaCCGCTGTCCCCGAGCCTCGGGATCCGCGACGTGGGCGGCCGGCGCCCGGAGTGTGGTCCGTGCCGGCTAGAGGGCTGCCCGGCGCCTGCGCCCTGCCCGGCGCCCGGGATCTCGGCGCTCGACGAGTGCGGCTGCTGCGCTCGCTGCCTGGGAGCCGAGGGCGCGAGCTGCGGGGGCCGCGCCGGCGCGCGCTGTGGCCCCGGCCTGGTGTGCGCGAGCCGGGCCGCGGGGGCGGCGCCCGAGGGCACCGGGCTCTGCGTGTGCGCGCAGCGCGGTACCGTCTGCGGCTCCGACGGTCGCTCGTACCCCAGCGTCTGCGCGCTGCGCCTGCGCGCCCGGCACACGCCCCGCGCGCACTCCGGTCACCTGCACAAGGCGCGCGACGGCCCTTGCGAGTTCG CTCCTGTGGTCGTCGTTCCTCCCCGAAGTGTTCACAACGTCACTGGGGCGCAGGTGGGCCTGTCCTGTGAAGTGAGGGCTGTGCCTACCCCAGTCATCACGTGGAGAAAG GTCACGAAGTCCCCTGAGGGCACCCAAGCACTGGAGGAGCTGCCTGGGGACCATGTCAATATAGCTGTCCAAGTGCGAGGGGGCCCTTCTGACCACGAGGCCACGGCCTGGATTTTG ATCAACCCCCTGCGAAAGGAGGATGAGGGTGTGTACCAGTGCCATGCAGCTAACATGGTGGGAGAGGCTGAGTCCCACAGCACAGTGACGGTTCTAGATCTGAGTAAATACAGGAGCTTCCGCTTCCCAGCTCCCGATGACCGCATGTGA